The following coding sequences lie in one Streptomyces sp. NBC_00510 genomic window:
- a CDS encoding extracellular solute-binding protein — MTGRRAHVVTGAATALLLAGLAACGSSTSIASSGGKVEGKLRVVTNWTGSEGDAFAAVIKGFEAKYPSVKVQVEPLPFDQGQALLTQQFAQGSPPDVAVALPGLVRSFSQQGLLMNLDSTWDKWVADGEYAPSLRDIAQGSDGHTDAVLFKGNVNALIWYDPKQLAKLKLSVPKTWPEFTAVLDKAKAAGVAPFAVGGKDQWPLTQWTDSVILRVAGATAFNDLARGKIGWDDPRIVKSFKVFGDLIGSYFPDDALSSSFSDATCARVAGKYLFENQGAFINLVDPQECGKKLQPGKDLSFFLMPPYGNTPAPQFVSGDLFVGAKDSKNPAAARALLEYLGSAPAQSIWAKLGGFVAPNAKVPASAYPDVNDRNAAALWPKSASDQAGYDLDDWIGGEIQVKYRQALAQFVRDRDVTSFIATMKQVDTRSGH; from the coding sequence ATGACGGGCAGACGCGCACATGTCGTGACCGGAGCCGCGACAGCGCTGCTCCTCGCCGGATTGGCCGCATGCGGCAGCTCGACCAGCATTGCTTCGAGCGGCGGAAAGGTCGAAGGCAAGCTTCGTGTCGTTACCAACTGGACCGGCAGTGAGGGGGATGCCTTCGCCGCCGTCATCAAGGGATTCGAGGCCAAGTACCCCTCGGTCAAGGTCCAGGTCGAACCTCTTCCCTTCGACCAGGGCCAGGCCCTATTGACCCAGCAGTTCGCCCAGGGATCCCCGCCGGACGTTGCCGTGGCCCTGCCCGGACTGGTCCGGTCGTTCTCCCAGCAAGGACTGCTGATGAACCTCGACTCGACCTGGGACAAGTGGGTCGCGGATGGGGAGTACGCGCCGTCGCTGCGGGACATCGCCCAAGGATCTGACGGGCATACCGACGCCGTCCTGTTCAAGGGCAACGTCAACGCCCTGATCTGGTACGACCCGAAGCAACTGGCCAAGCTCAAGCTGTCGGTGCCGAAGACGTGGCCGGAGTTCACCGCAGTCCTCGACAAGGCGAAGGCTGCGGGCGTGGCGCCCTTCGCGGTCGGAGGCAAGGACCAGTGGCCCCTCACGCAGTGGACCGACTCGGTGATCCTCCGCGTGGCGGGCGCAACCGCGTTCAACGACCTCGCCCGAGGCAAGATCGGCTGGGACGACCCGCGGATCGTCAAGTCCTTCAAGGTGTTCGGTGACCTGATCGGCTCCTACTTCCCGGACGACGCCCTGTCGAGCTCGTTCTCCGACGCCACCTGCGCGAGGGTCGCGGGCAAGTACCTCTTCGAGAACCAGGGCGCCTTCATCAACCTGGTCGACCCGCAGGAGTGCGGCAAGAAGCTCCAGCCGGGGAAGGATCTGTCCTTCTTCCTCATGCCCCCGTACGGGAACACGCCCGCGCCGCAGTTCGTGAGCGGTGACCTCTTCGTGGGAGCCAAGGACTCCAAGAATCCGGCCGCCGCCCGGGCACTGCTGGAGTACCTCGGCTCGGCCCCGGCGCAGTCGATCTGGGCCAAGCTCGGCGGATTCGTCGCGCCCAACGCCAAGGTCCCGGCAAGCGCGTACCCCGACGTCAATGACAGGAACGCCGCTGCGCTGTGGCCTAAGTCCGCCTCGGACCAGGCCGGCTACGACCTCGACGACTGGATCGGCGGGGAGATCCAGGTCAAGTACCGGCAGGCGCTGGCCCAGTTCGTCCGCGACCGCGACGTGACCAGCTTCATCGCCACGATGAAGCAGGTCGACACCCGGTCCGGGCACTGA
- a CDS encoding sugar ABC transporter permease, translating to MSTTVKQSTRVRRTPSAERGGRGRRPGSPRKGSRAGYGFVTPLMAVFAMFYLWPVIQSVLSSFFTWGLLRPWKPLDTSTWNFAGLDNYRQALTDREFWDAALNSLLWLITFPLLVTAVSLLIAITIWHARRWSALFRTVFVLPMTISLAAAGVIWTFIYNPDRHIGVLNAVLHTLHLDGQLNWGPLHLRTGQWLSDIGTLNLGFTQIHLVNFAVIIAAVWAFAGYGVVTFTAGLSSLPSELLDSAKVDGAGTVQMVRHVIVPHLRAPMRIVFVVSVIFALRTFDIVYVTTQGGPGTDSTVLGLLPWQEAFAYLTTPQAGQAAAVAVLMSAALVVLGFPYLKSMLPRKESR from the coding sequence ATGAGCACCACCGTCAAGCAATCGACGCGGGTGCGCCGCACCCCGTCCGCCGAGCGCGGCGGACGGGGGCGGCGCCCCGGGAGCCCGAGGAAGGGCAGCCGAGCGGGCTACGGGTTCGTGACGCCGCTGATGGCCGTCTTCGCGATGTTCTATCTGTGGCCCGTCATTCAGAGCGTGCTGAGCAGCTTCTTCACCTGGGGTCTGCTGCGGCCATGGAAACCGCTGGACACCTCCACCTGGAACTTCGCCGGGCTGGACAACTATCGCCAGGCGCTGACCGACCGGGAGTTCTGGGACGCCGCGCTCAACTCGCTGCTCTGGCTGATCACCTTTCCGCTGTTGGTCACGGCAGTGTCCCTGCTGATCGCGATCACCATCTGGCACGCGCGGCGCTGGTCCGCGCTGTTCCGTACCGTCTTCGTGCTTCCGATGACCATCTCACTGGCCGCGGCGGGCGTGATCTGGACCTTCATCTACAACCCCGACCGGCACATCGGAGTGCTCAACGCGGTCCTGCACACGCTGCACCTGGACGGGCAGCTGAACTGGGGACCCCTGCACCTGCGCACCGGCCAGTGGCTCTCCGACATCGGCACCCTGAACCTGGGCTTCACGCAGATCCACCTAGTCAACTTCGCCGTCATCATCGCCGCGGTCTGGGCGTTCGCCGGCTATGGAGTGGTGACGTTCACCGCAGGGCTCTCGTCGCTACCCAGTGAGCTCCTCGACTCCGCCAAGGTGGACGGCGCCGGGACGGTGCAGATGGTGCGCCACGTGATCGTGCCTCACCTGCGGGCGCCCATGCGGATCGTCTTCGTGGTGAGCGTGATCTTCGCTCTGCGGACGTTCGACATCGTCTATGTGACGACCCAGGGCGGCCCCGGCACGGACTCGACGGTCCTTGGTCTGCTTCCGTGGCAGGAGGCGTTCGCCTACCTCACCACCCCCCAGGCTGGGCAGGCGGCCGCGGTCGCCGTGCTGATGTCCGCCGCGCTGGTGGTCCTCGGGTTCCCCTATCTGAAATCGATGCTGCCGCGGAAGGAGTCCCGATGA